AAGAATATTAAAACAGAACCACGAGCTACCGATATTCTTTTTACCATAATAATGTTTAAGATAGCCAAAACCGTATAAAGCCGATAACCCCGACAATACATAAACAACCGCCAAAAACAAAGCGGATAATTTGTCTATAGCTATAGAAAATGATCCATACGGAACATGCCACGGCAGGCTCAAGGAAAAGGGAGCGGAAAAATTAAAGATCATAACAAGCGATATCAGCCCGAAAAAAGAGGCAATAATAGCCCCGCCCGCTCCGATACAGTTTGACAGCTTGTCGGATTTATTAAACGCGAAAGCCAGGCAACCGCTAATAAATAATATCCCTAAAGATAAAAGCGTAAAACTCATATGTATTTACCTTCTTCAAAAAAATTTTATGCCGTTCAGGCGGCCGGGGCCTGCTGTGCCTTCTCTATCTCGCTTAAGATAATGTCCCTTGCCATCTGGCACATAATGGCCTTTTTCACGGCCGGATTATTCAAGACAAAAGCAATCTGCGAAAGTATTCTAAGATGGCTTCTAACAGTCGGGCTTATAACTGTAAATAGGCAGCTAACCGGCTTGCGGTCAATGGCCCCGTAATCAACGGGATTTTCCAGAAAACATATAGACACTATCGGACGCGGTATATGCGTGACAATAGGATAACGCGTATGCGGTATGGCTATGCCTTCACCGAAACCTGTTGAGCCCAGATCCTCCCTGACAAGCATAGCGTCTAAAAGGTTGTCCTTATTCACATCATGGGGAATCTGGAGCAGGTTTACAACAG
This portion of the Candidatus Omnitrophota bacterium genome encodes:
- a CDS encoding PTS sugar transporter subunit IIA, whose product is MQLSVKELSSLLRVTERTIYRWIQQKNIPFYRVHDQYRFNRIEIMDWATVKKMDISQRILQDDAEADVAKLSLAQAIREGGIHYRIQGRDKKALLGSVVNLLQIPHDVNKDNLLDAMLVREDLGSTGFGEGIAIPHTRYPIVTHIPRPIVSICFLENPVDYGAIDRKPVSCLFTVISPTVRSHLRILSQIAFVLNNPAVKKAIMCQMARDIILSEIEKAQQAPAA